The sequence below is a genomic window from Sparus aurata chromosome 6, fSpaAur1.1, whole genome shotgun sequence.
ACTCACGTCAGGAGGTCaattattaggctatagcctatttacttttatatacagtcagtcaccactgaaagaagttgtgcgctcgcagcaggacagataatttaacttaatgtggccatgaataaattaattgtttcgcctgttatgtgttgcccaaacgcaaatcttgagtagtctactctgttttctcacatttaaaaaggtctttgtacagagacaacatgagatttgcttgtagctacagcacctaaaaaacccactgtgacctattttcatacgcacaccctgcctcgctttcaataaaacacacactggcattttataattgcgatcagtgaaatatatgaaaacaatataaaacacagtttaaaacaacagttattgttgctctaaagcttcatatttaaaagccgctcaatgtagagctgtcagaaattaaaatcagcctcctcttgtcatatttgcagcaacactgttgatcaggcttttttgtatcactcatactctccattaaaacaacctgctcctcttggctgaaatcagcccgttgtcgctccatttagtaaggaagtgagcctccttcgcagtacaggcctaaggtcagactcataatatatggttaaacctttgaactgaaaggtttatcacactataggtcttaaaatgtgaaaatggttagcagttgagagatttcattcaacattaagaaaagtaatcataatgtaatcaaatgtaattagttacattactttaagaaagtaattgaaatagttacactactattaaattttcaacagggtaacttgtaattgtaaccaactacatttccaaagtaatcttcccaacactgcctCCAGGGTTGGTCCTCAATCACGCCTTGTAATGGTAAGTGTCAATGTCAGTACTCCACTCACATGTCAACTAAAGGCCAGGTCACGCGAACCTCTTTAATCATTAGTCTTGCACGATCATGAGACAGAGGTTAAAGGTTTAAGTTCCTGAATTTCTAAATAAAGGCATGTTGTGATTTACACAGGAATATCCCGATTTTGTAACATTGGTGTTTTCTCATATGATGTAACAGCTAGAAAAGTGGTGGTGTATGGGCTAATTGTTACTCAGAATTTTGAACACAGCTGtagatttttacaaaaaaatagaatttattacatgtacataacataaacacataataTAATCTTTTGAATACCATCAAAGCAAACAACAGAATACCACATGGAAATGCAACAGTCTGAGATGTTAGTTATGCCACATAAATGCAATTTAACCTTTTCAACCTTTGCTTTTTTACACTGTATGAGAGTTTCTCTTTCCCTTCTTTTGTTAACCTAAAAGTTAATAGTATCTTCACGTAAGCTGCACTAGTGATTTACGAGAATAATGTTGTACTCGTTAATATCAGGTGAAACAATCAAGTTCATGATACTGTTGTTCGCCACCAGGTCCACAGGCAGGTGAGCGGTGCAGCAGCCCTGGTGAGCAGCACATGGTAGGCTTGTCGAAACTGTCTGTTCATGACAGCATAGAGCACAGGGTTGATACAGCTGTTGAGCCAGGTGAGGTTTGCAGTGAACATGTGAAGAACCTGTGGGGCACGGCCATGTTTGTCGACTATGTTGAGCAACAGGAAGGGGACGAAGCAGAAcacgaaacacagaaaaacagtgaaGCACATGCGTGTGACACGCTTAAACTCGCCATCATCTCCTGTAgttgctgtgtgagaggaggatgctgcACCTGTGGGAGCAGGTGTGGATGAAGGTGACGTAGGGACGATATCAGGGGTAGTCTTGTTGGCTGCTGATGAATTTGGAGCCTTGGCAAAGCTCTTGTCACATGTGCTCTCATCCTTTCTCTGGGTTATATCAGCCTGGCTGCTCATCTCACAGCTACATGTGTTGCCCATACCGCTCTCAACACCGCTGTCGTCTGTTCCTTGTGCTGAAGAAGCTGGTTTCTTCCTGGAGGACCGGCGGCTGAACCTATAGCGAAGTAGAGcttttgatgcaatttggacacGTCTGTAGATGAGGAGGTAGAATGCGCCAACACATCCCAGACCgacaaaaaagataaaaaacagcAGGATGGTGCTGTAGGGGCGACCCCTGGTACGATGGAAGCTGCATGTGCATACCTGTGGCACAAATACATAAACAGGCCATAGTGGGCCAAAGCTGGCTAGGCCGATTGCCCAAGCTGAGATGATGAGTAAAATAAGACCGCGGTCAGAGAAGACACGGTCAAACACAGCTCTCTTTGCCACCAGTAGATATCTGCCTCCTGCTATCAGACAGAGGGTGATAATGGAGACAGagttggagaggaagaggagcaggccAAAGATTCTGCACCACAGCTGACCAGTGCGCCATCTGAGGTGTAGATAGGAGTCAACTGAGATGGGCTGCAGTATGGTGCAGTACAGGAGATCAGCTAGAGCCAGGTTGACGATGAGCACATTGAAGCGTGTCCTCAGATGAGGATCTATGGCGAAGGCAAGAATGGTCATCAGGTTCCCCAACGTACCTATGATGGTCACAGCACATCCCCACAGAACAGCAAAGTAGCGGTAGCCAACGACTGAAGGACTGTAGCAGGAGAAGAGGTCGTCCTCTGTTAGGTTGGTTTGGTTCATCATCATTCTGTCAAGGAACAGGAATCAGAAAATAGGTTAATGTCTTTGTCATGAGCTCACAGGAAGTTCAATTTTAAGAGAAATCTACTCCTCCACACAATGTGTTCAAGTGTGACCAGTGCCACAGGAGAAAAGGGAAGTCACAGGTGGTCTAGATAATTCACCACTTCCTTTTTAACCTCAGACCTCACTCTGATAGAAACATTTGTTTGCAGTCCTCAGCTATAATCATAGTGCTAGATGAAAAGTTATATATGGTAATGTagttaaattgttttttgtggCTATATTATTGTTAGGACAGTTTTAAGTTTAAGAACAACAGGTTTTCTGCAGTTTTGGGATAAACTAATGTAATTTCATTTATAACTGTTGTGTATTAAGTGCTGTGGCTCTGGTAAACCAAAGTACATTGCGAGGCAAGCATAACCAATTCTTCACCATTAACTCTTAAagatatataaaatgaacaaaataacaaCAGGTTTAGTTAACagtttgattttaaaagatttCAGCCCTCTAGTTTATAATATGGTCACATAAATGAGGTGAATTTCTCACATATGTTATGACTTTGAATTATTAACACATTGTATACAATCAATCTAGAATTCAACATTTAATATATGATGATATAATgctgttaaaaacaacacaattatcATTTTCTCACCTTATGGCTGAACGTTCCTGCCAGTCTTTCGAATTGTTGATGTGCATCTATGTCACTCTACGCAGCAGTCTGTTGCACTGAGTAGCTGGTTTCCTGTTGGTATTGCGTATCATTTGCATGTTCAGTGTTGCTTTAGTGCCGGTTAAATGATGAAATGGTTTTCAACAGGGATTTTCCGTGTCATGTCTAAAATCAGGAAGAGAGATCTTGTGTAATTTTCCTcaggacattttctttttttgtatttaaaaaggAATAaccaaaaacatatattttttttttatttgcgtTATTAGTTTTGTCTGCATACTACAGGTCTATTATCGTCAGAGACTCTAAGCCCAAACAAAAGATGACTTGACCTCAGTTGGTCATTGCTACCAACACTGCTGACACAGATCCAATGtattgattttatgttattttacttCTGTGCAACAATATGAAAGCTTTACAATTGACCTCCTTACAACTCTAAGAATGGAAATAAATCTGCATGTCATCAGTTTTCATGCGATTATTTGTATACATTTGCATACAGTGTGTGAATGGTAATAattttcaaatgttcaaatcatcaaaatgtttttattttttttcagaaaacgACTTAATGCTTGTGAAACATTTGTTAGTGGAGGACGTTTGTATCAGTTGTCAAGTGTTTCAGACATCACACATGTATTAATTCATTCTTCTGAAGGACAGCTCTGTTGTTTTAACCCTGGTGTTTCCACACTCGTGCCATCAGATTATATACATGATGTGGTTGGTAAAGTAAACACATGCACTAAATGCAAGTACATGCTGCCATAGGCATATAGTACATTGTTCTGCTGTGCTGTAAAATCTAACACTCATTAACAAACTGGAACTTTTCAACTGTGCAGTGAAATGCAGAtgaaaaaagatatttaaatcatttttcataTAGACAAGTCTCTACAGAGGCATATGGTAGTTTTAATTTTGTGCTTGCTCAGAATTGATCTTTGAAACACAAATGCATGTTTGTTGTAGGTGGTCATTTGGGAAATATTCCAGGGAGTGATCAGAAAACACATAGAGCGCTGACAGTGTGTATTActttttctcagtgtttttctttaattatttatttccaCACTTGCTTTATTTTCCTTAGACATTGATAACTGCATTGTGCTCCAGTGAGAATTACTTCTTCACTGCAGCTAGGGCCGGGTGATATGGCCTAGAAATTGAATCTCcatttttttcacaccaaactcgatttacgtTTTTAACCCCCTTGAACCCCAAGGTCCCCCAATTGGGGGACTTTGAGACATGCAGAACAATCAAAGAGCCACTACTGCACTAATTATGAAAGAATATGGTCATATCttatatcaaattaaacagCAGAAACTGGGCTACAATGTGTAAAATGCATGTTTATATGACCCAAACACAGCCCAAACACTACTCAAATAAACAACTGAACATCAAACTTCGTGAATCACCGATTTGTGGACCCAGTCGCCACATTTCTGGCTCTTATGCTACAGTACATGATGCAAAACACCCGAGCTGCCCCTCATATGAAAGGGCAGACTTCACAGATTTAAATGACACATAGCACTTGCAGCTACGCCGATTCACCACAGAGACAGAAGCCAAAGTataggaaaacaaaaataccacTTCTCCAAAACATGGCTGTAAAATTCCTCTTACCTTTGCTGTTTTGCCGTAAAAAGTTTTTCCCTGGTAGCCCTATGTGTTTTCTTAGATTCATACAGATCAAACTGCTGACGAGACGGTGAGTTTTTAGGAATTAACTCTTGGcttgctgccatgttgttgtgtATGTTTCTCTGTGA
It includes:
- the LOC115582700 gene encoding G-protein coupled receptor 84-like isoform X1, encoding MAASQELIPKNSPSRQQFDLYESKKTHRATREKLFTAKQQRMMMNQTNLTEDDLFSCYSPSVVGYRYFAVLWGCAVTIIGTLGNLMTILAFAIDPHLRTRFNVLIVNLALADLLYCTILQPISVDSYLHLRWRTGQLWCRIFGLLLFLSNSVSIITLCLIAGGRYLLVAKRAVFDRVFSDRGLILLIISAWAIGLASFGPLWPVYVFVPQVCTCSFHRTRGRPYSTILLFFIFFVGLGCVGAFYLLIYRRVQIASKALLRYRFSRRSSRKKPASSAQGTDDSGVESGMGNTCSCEMSSQADITQRKDESTCDKSFAKAPNSSAANKTTPDIVPTSPSSTPAPTGAASSSHTATTGDDGEFKRVTRMCFTVFLCFVFCFVPFLLLNIVDKHGRAPQVLHMFTANLTWLNSCINPVLYAVMNRQFRQAYHVLLTRAAAPLTCLWTWWRTTVS
- the LOC115582700 gene encoding G-protein coupled receptor 84-like isoform X2 is translated as MHINNSKDWQERSAIRMMMNQTNLTEDDLFSCYSPSVVGYRYFAVLWGCAVTIIGTLGNLMTILAFAIDPHLRTRFNVLIVNLALADLLYCTILQPISVDSYLHLRWRTGQLWCRIFGLLLFLSNSVSIITLCLIAGGRYLLVAKRAVFDRVFSDRGLILLIISAWAIGLASFGPLWPVYVFVPQVCTCSFHRTRGRPYSTILLFFIFFVGLGCVGAFYLLIYRRVQIASKALLRYRFSRRSSRKKPASSAQGTDDSGVESGMGNTCSCEMSSQADITQRKDESTCDKSFAKAPNSSAANKTTPDIVPTSPSSTPAPTGAASSSHTATTGDDGEFKRVTRMCFTVFLCFVFCFVPFLLLNIVDKHGRAPQVLHMFTANLTWLNSCINPVLYAVMNRQFRQAYHVLLTRAAAPLTCLWTWWRTTVS